One part of the Streptomyces sp. AM 2-1-1 genome encodes these proteins:
- a CDS encoding STM4015 family protein: MTITHHLSEFHGLPTVDFELRTGGPSLPGAGAAAWRLRVDPYADEPATSWEQAFELFLRTVDPAGVRALIIGQWGEAYDCDSAHPIGLVTAAAGRLTSLEAVFVGDLVLEEAEISWIEQSDVTALLSAYPRLVELGVRGGTGLVFPPTRHTGLRSLTIESGGLPAEVVRGVLDSELPALEKLDLWLGVSAYGGDSGIPDLAPLLSGTRFPALHHLGLRNSEIQEEIAAAVASAPVVARLRTLDLSNGVLGDDGAAALLEGQPLTHLDVLDLHHHFLGEAMEQRLVAALEPHGVRVDLSDRNTPWGDGGRENRYTAVAE, from the coding sequence ATGACCATCACGCACCACCTGAGCGAGTTCCACGGCCTTCCCACCGTCGACTTCGAGTTGCGGACCGGCGGACCCTCGCTCCCCGGGGCCGGCGCCGCGGCCTGGCGTCTTCGGGTCGATCCGTACGCGGACGAGCCGGCCACCAGCTGGGAACAGGCCTTCGAGCTGTTCCTGAGGACGGTGGACCCGGCCGGTGTCCGGGCGCTGATCATCGGTCAGTGGGGGGAGGCGTACGACTGCGACTCCGCGCACCCCATCGGCCTGGTGACCGCCGCGGCCGGCCGGCTGACCTCCCTGGAAGCCGTCTTCGTCGGCGACCTGGTCCTGGAGGAGGCGGAGATCTCCTGGATCGAGCAGTCGGACGTGACGGCGCTGCTCAGCGCCTATCCCCGGCTGGTGGAGCTGGGGGTGCGGGGTGGCACCGGTCTGGTCTTCCCGCCGACCCGTCACACGGGGCTGCGCTCCCTCACGATCGAGTCGGGGGGTCTGCCGGCCGAGGTGGTGCGCGGTGTCCTGGACAGTGAGCTCCCCGCGCTGGAGAAGCTGGACCTCTGGCTCGGTGTCTCGGCGTACGGCGGTGACAGCGGGATACCGGATCTGGCCCCCCTGCTGTCCGGCACGCGCTTTCCGGCTCTGCACCACCTCGGCCTGCGCAACAGTGAGATCCAGGAGGAGATCGCGGCGGCCGTCGCCTCGGCCCCGGTGGTGGCGCGGCTGCGCACGCTGGACCTGTCGAACGGCGTCCTCGGCGACGACGGCGCCGCGGCGCTGCTCGAAGGCCAGCCGCTCACCCATCTCGACGTGCTCGACCTCCATCACCACTTCCTCGGCGAGGCGATGGAACAGCGGCTCGTCGCGGCGCTGGAACCGCACGGCGTCCGGGTCGACCTCTCCGACCGCAACACGCCCTGGGGCGACGGCGGGCGGGAGAACAGGTACACGGCGGTGGCGGAATGA
- a CDS encoding STM4014 family protein produces MSGTPRSAHSPGPRPARGPAASTALAVVGNPLNRRVAFFRDAVRAAGLPEVRVVPWLDVLRGRARFRTGESVRLDSPGEDFEVERLLRGVGDPTRVEGSALWYANFLAAVRSVAAEVSAVGGELLHDPAELARLFDKRLCHAVLDGAGVPVPASPTSGPAAPAVRDWEHLRKLLRDHRMPRAFVKLAHGSSASGVLAVETAGPGRVQATTSVERDGRGRLFNSLRVRRYTTEREVAALVDALAPDGLHVERWLPKASQQGRSADLRVVVVAGRATHAVVRTSRSPLTNLHLGGSRGDLDGVREAVAAAGGSWPEALAICERAAARFPGTLCVGVDLLPATGWRRFAVGEVNAFGDLLPGLTGLPGSGAEGLDTYAAQVAALRSRADNRAGPPHAQVHTPTPTPTPTPTPTPEERPRTDRAIAAP; encoded by the coding sequence ATGAGCGGTACGCCGCGGTCCGCGCATAGCCCGGGACCGCGCCCGGCGCGGGGCCCGGCGGCTTCCACGGCACTGGCCGTCGTCGGCAACCCGCTCAACCGCCGGGTCGCGTTCTTCCGGGACGCGGTGCGCGCCGCCGGGCTGCCGGAGGTACGGGTCGTGCCGTGGCTGGACGTCCTGCGCGGCCGGGCCCGCTTCCGGACCGGCGAGTCGGTGCGCCTGGACTCGCCGGGCGAGGATTTCGAGGTCGAGCGCCTGCTGCGCGGCGTCGGAGATCCGACCCGGGTGGAGGGATCGGCGCTCTGGTACGCGAACTTCCTCGCCGCAGTCCGTTCGGTGGCCGCGGAGGTATCGGCCGTGGGCGGCGAACTGCTGCACGATCCGGCCGAATTGGCCCGCCTCTTCGACAAGCGGCTCTGCCATGCGGTACTCGACGGAGCGGGGGTACCGGTGCCTGCCTCGCCCACTTCGGGGCCGGCCGCGCCCGCGGTCCGGGACTGGGAACACCTGCGGAAGCTCCTGCGGGACCACCGCATGCCCCGGGCGTTCGTGAAGTTGGCGCACGGCTCGTCGGCCTCCGGCGTGCTGGCGGTGGAGACGGCCGGGCCCGGCCGGGTCCAGGCGACCACCTCGGTGGAACGGGACGGGCGGGGAAGGCTGTTCAACTCCCTGCGGGTGCGGCGGTACACCACCGAGCGGGAGGTCGCCGCCCTGGTGGACGCGCTCGCCCCGGACGGACTGCACGTCGAACGCTGGCTCCCCAAGGCGTCGCAGCAGGGCCGTTCCGCCGATCTGCGGGTCGTGGTGGTCGCGGGCCGGGCGACGCACGCCGTCGTGCGGACGAGCCGCTCGCCCCTGACCAATCTGCATCTCGGCGGGTCCCGCGGGGATCTGGACGGGGTCCGCGAGGCGGTGGCCGCGGCCGGCGGCAGCTGGCCGGAGGCACTGGCGATCTGTGAACGCGCGGCTGCCCGCTTCCCCGGGACGCTGTGTGTGGGGGTCGATCTGCTGCCCGCCACCGGCTGGCGGCGGTTCGCCGTGGGCGAGGTCAACGCGTTCGGCGATCTGCTCCCCGGCCTCACCGGCCTGCCGGGCAGCGGAGCCGAGGGCTTGGACACGTACGCCGCCCAGGTCGCCGCTCTCCGGTCCCGCGCGGACAACCGCGCCGGCCCTCCACACGCACAGGTGCACACACCGACACCGACACCGACACCGACACCGACACCGACACCGGAAGAACGACCGAGGACCGACCGTGCCATCGCTGCCCCCTGA
- a CDS encoding STM4013/SEN3800 family hydrolase: protein MNAVVGSHDLLLVTLDTLRYDIAAELLAAGRLPHLARHLPGGVWEERHAPGSFTYASHQAIFAGFLPTPASPGPHPRLFAARFAGSETTAGRTFVYDSPDLPGALETVGYHTVCIGGVGFFNGQPPLGAVLPGLFAESHWEPEFGVASRVSFESQVTRAEEVVAALPDDRRLFLFVNVSALHQPNWFHLPGATAEVGDTRATHAAALEYVDRHIGRLFAAASRRRRCFAIVCSDHGTAYGDDGYTGHRLGHEAVWTVPYAHFFLEPGA from the coding sequence ATGAACGCCGTCGTCGGCAGCCACGATCTGCTGCTCGTCACGCTCGACACCCTGCGGTACGACATCGCCGCCGAACTCCTGGCGGCGGGTCGTCTCCCGCACCTCGCCCGGCACCTCCCCGGTGGCGTCTGGGAGGAGCGGCACGCCCCCGGGAGTTTCACCTACGCCTCCCACCAGGCGATCTTCGCCGGTTTCCTGCCCACCCCGGCCTCTCCGGGGCCGCACCCGCGTCTCTTCGCCGCACGCTTCGCGGGCAGCGAGACGACCGCCGGGCGAACCTTCGTGTACGACTCCCCCGATCTGCCGGGGGCGCTGGAGACGGTCGGCTACCACACGGTGTGCATCGGCGGCGTGGGCTTCTTCAACGGGCAGCCGCCGCTGGGCGCGGTGCTGCCCGGTCTCTTCGCGGAGAGCCACTGGGAGCCGGAGTTCGGGGTGGCCTCACGGGTCTCGTTCGAGTCCCAGGTGACCCGGGCCGAGGAGGTCGTGGCGGCGCTCCCGGACGATCGGCGGCTCTTCCTCTTCGTCAACGTCTCGGCGCTCCACCAGCCGAACTGGTTCCACCTGCCGGGCGCCACCGCCGAGGTCGGCGACACGCGGGCGACGCACGCGGCCGCGCTGGAGTACGTGGACCGGCACATCGGCCGGCTCTTCGCGGCGGCGAGCCGCCGTCGCCGGTGCTTCGCCATCGTCTGCTCCGACCACGGCACCGCCTACGGCGACGACGGCTACACCGGGCACCGACTCGGCCACGAGGCCGTCTGGACGGTTCCGTACGCCCACTTCTTCCTCGAACCGGGGGCCTGA
- a CDS encoding STM4012 family radical SAM protein, translating into MTTTPTTPTARPVAPTAAPTPIRPYQSYVYAYPHKTAYRPLPDRPSLREEWAGEDKRALQLYAHIPFCEVRCGFCNLFTRIGAPGELTTRYLDALDRQATAVRDALGDTGPVRFAAAAFGGGTPTFLTAGELERLCDIAEKRMGVDLRAVPLSVESSPATATADRLALLADRGTTRISLGVQSFVDGEARAAVRPQRRSDVEAALGRIRATRIPVLNIDLIYGIDGQTERSWLTSLDAALAWHPEELYLYPLYVRPLTGLGRLAGGGAASDAAWDAQRLCLYRAGRDHLLAHGYDQVSLRMFRRADAPPQGPDDYACQTDGMIGLGCGARSYTSRLHYSFDYAVGMQEIRAIIDRFTATEDFARAEFGRRVDGEEARRRHLLQSLLQAAGLPRAEYRQRFGTDPHDDFPEELARFAALGWLDGSGDRDGRLRLSPEGLAHSDALGPALFSPAVRAAMAVYEAK; encoded by the coding sequence ATGACCACCACGCCCACCACTCCCACCGCCCGACCCGTCGCGCCGACCGCGGCCCCCACCCCCATCAGGCCGTACCAGAGCTACGTCTACGCCTACCCGCACAAGACCGCCTACCGACCGCTGCCCGACCGCCCGTCGCTGCGCGAGGAGTGGGCCGGCGAAGACAAACGGGCACTCCAGCTCTACGCCCACATACCGTTCTGCGAGGTCCGCTGCGGCTTCTGCAACCTCTTCACCCGGATCGGCGCTCCGGGGGAACTGACCACCCGCTACCTCGACGCCCTCGACCGGCAGGCGACCGCCGTGCGGGACGCGCTGGGGGACACCGGGCCGGTGCGGTTCGCCGCCGCGGCGTTCGGCGGCGGTACGCCCACCTTCCTGACCGCCGGCGAGCTGGAGCGCCTCTGCGACATCGCCGAGAAGCGGATGGGGGTGGATCTGCGTGCGGTACCCCTCTCCGTCGAGTCGTCGCCCGCCACGGCGACCGCGGACCGGCTCGCGCTCCTCGCCGACCGGGGCACCACCCGCATCAGCCTCGGCGTGCAGAGCTTCGTCGACGGCGAGGCCCGCGCGGCGGTCCGCCCGCAGCGCAGGTCCGACGTCGAAGCCGCGCTCGGCCGCATCCGCGCCACCCGGATACCGGTCCTCAACATCGACCTGATCTACGGCATCGACGGGCAGACCGAGCGGAGCTGGCTCACCTCGCTGGACGCAGCCCTCGCCTGGCACCCCGAGGAGCTGTACCTCTACCCGCTCTACGTCCGTCCGCTGACCGGTCTCGGCAGGCTCGCCGGTGGAGGGGCCGCGTCGGACGCCGCCTGGGACGCCCAGCGCCTTTGCCTCTACCGGGCCGGCCGGGACCATCTGCTGGCGCACGGGTACGACCAGGTCTCCCTGCGGATGTTCCGCCGCGCGGACGCTCCCCCGCAGGGCCCGGACGACTACGCCTGCCAGACCGACGGCATGATCGGCCTGGGCTGCGGTGCCCGCTCGTACACCTCGCGGCTCCACTACTCCTTCGACTACGCCGTCGGGATGCAGGAGATCCGCGCCATCATCGACCGCTTCACCGCCACCGAGGACTTCGCCCGCGCCGAGTTCGGCCGGCGCGTCGACGGGGAGGAGGCCCGGCGACGCCACCTCCTGCAGTCACTGCTGCAGGCCGCCGGGCTGCCGCGCGCGGAGTACCGGCAGCGGTTCGGCACCGACCCGCACGACGACTTCCCCGAAGAGCTGGCACGCTTCGCCGCGCTCGGCTGGCTGGACGGCAGCGGGGACCGGGACGGTCGGCTACGGCTCTCCCCGGAGGGCCTCGCCCACTCCGACGCGCTCGGCCCCGCGCTCTTCTCGCCCGCCGTACGCGCCGCGATGGCCGTGTACGAGGCGAAGTGA
- a CDS encoding STM4011 family radical SAM protein, producing the protein MDLTILYRGPLASCDYACPYCPFAKRRDSREQLAADRAALERFTAWVAARSGDRLSVLFTPWGEGLVRSWYRRALVELSHLPQVERVAIQTNLSGRTGWLAEADRERVALWCTYHPGQTAYDRFLGKCRELAALGVRHSVGVVGFEEHLAEARRLRAALPDQVYLWVNAAEGRTYTDAEAEHWTALDPLFPYSRHPHRSAGLPCRTGQSVISVDGEGTVRRCHFVKAELGNLYDGSYREALGPRACPLAVCDCHIGYVHLESLPLYDVFAGGVLERIPAVAGGAAPPGPSRPRLPLV; encoded by the coding sequence GTGGACCTGACGATCCTCTACCGGGGCCCGCTCGCCTCCTGCGACTACGCCTGCCCGTACTGCCCGTTCGCCAAGAGGCGGGACAGCCGGGAGCAGCTGGCGGCCGACCGGGCCGCGCTCGAACGCTTCACGGCGTGGGTCGCGGCGCGCAGCGGGGACCGGCTCTCGGTGCTCTTCACCCCGTGGGGAGAGGGGCTGGTGCGGTCCTGGTACCGGCGCGCGCTGGTGGAACTCTCCCACCTGCCGCAGGTGGAGCGGGTCGCGATCCAGACGAACCTCAGCGGCCGCACCGGGTGGCTTGCCGAGGCGGACCGGGAGCGGGTCGCGCTCTGGTGCACGTACCACCCGGGGCAGACCGCGTACGACCGGTTCCTCGGCAAGTGCCGCGAGCTGGCCGCGCTAGGGGTGCGTCACAGCGTGGGCGTCGTGGGGTTCGAAGAGCATCTGGCCGAGGCGCGGCGGCTGCGCGCCGCCCTCCCCGACCAGGTCTACCTCTGGGTGAACGCGGCCGAAGGGCGTACCTACACCGACGCGGAGGCGGAGCACTGGACGGCGCTCGACCCGCTCTTCCCGTACAGCCGCCACCCGCACCGCTCCGCCGGCCTGCCCTGCCGGACGGGGCAGTCGGTGATCTCGGTGGACGGCGAGGGCACCGTGCGGCGGTGTCACTTCGTCAAGGCGGAGCTGGGCAACCTCTACGACGGCAGCTACCGCGAGGCGCTCGGTCCGAGGGCGTGCCCGCTGGCGGTCTGTGACTGCCACATCGGGTACGTGCACCTGGAGTCGCTGCCGTTGTACGACGTGTTCGCCGGGGGCGTCCTGGAGCGGATTCCGGCGGTGGCGGGCGGTGCGGCACCGCCGGGCCCGTCACGCCCCCGCCTTCCCCTGGTGTAG
- a CDS encoding SGNH/GDSL hydrolase family protein → MAIDSRIQKTDIIGSYAAIGDSFTEGVGDPGPDGTYVGWADRFAVLLADQLPALDGATHSDSPHGNFRYANLAVRGRLLDRIVAEQVPRAKELAPDLVTFCAGGNDVIRPGTDPDDLAERFERAVAELTDAVGTVMVTTGFDTRGVPVLRHMRGKIATYNVHLRAIADRYHCPVLDLWSLRSIQDRRAWDDDRLHLSAEGHTRVALRAARVLGMDTPADPDQPWPPQAERNTYEVRRDNIQWAREHLVPWIGRRLRGESSGDTVAAKRPDLLPL, encoded by the coding sequence GTGGCAATCGATTCGAGAATCCAGAAGACAGACATCATCGGGTCGTACGCGGCGATCGGCGACAGTTTCACCGAAGGTGTCGGAGACCCCGGACCCGACGGGACCTATGTCGGCTGGGCGGACCGCTTCGCGGTCCTCCTGGCGGACCAGCTCCCCGCCCTCGACGGGGCGACGCACTCCGATTCCCCGCACGGAAATTTCCGGTACGCCAATCTCGCGGTACGCGGCCGGCTCCTCGACAGAATCGTCGCGGAACAGGTACCGCGCGCCAAGGAGCTCGCACCGGACCTGGTGACCTTCTGCGCCGGAGGCAACGACGTCATCCGCCCCGGCACCGACCCGGACGACCTGGCCGAACGCTTCGAGCGCGCGGTCGCCGAACTCACCGACGCGGTCGGCACCGTCATGGTCACCACCGGGTTCGACACCCGCGGCGTACCGGTGCTGCGCCACATGCGCGGCAAGATCGCCACCTACAACGTCCACCTGCGCGCCATCGCGGACCGCTACCACTGCCCGGTCCTGGACCTCTGGTCCCTCCGCTCGATCCAGGACCGGCGCGCCTGGGACGACGACCGGCTCCACCTCTCCGCCGAGGGGCACACCCGGGTGGCACTGCGCGCCGCGCGGGTCCTCGGCATGGACACCCCGGCCGATCCCGACCAGCCCTGGCCCCCGCAGGCCGAGCGGAACACCTACGAAGTGCGGCGCGACAACATCCAGTGGGCCCGCGAACACCTCGTCCCGTGGATCGGCCGCCGACTGCGCGGCGAATCCTCCGGCGACACCGTCGCCGCGAAGCGCCCGGACCTGCTGCCGCTCTGA
- a CDS encoding LysM peptidoglycan-binding domain-containing M23 family metallopeptidase: protein MPIPGNHRRKKSGPIARGVLAAGAGGAVLALPLLGATGAHAAERTAPAAAQSAPAAQQSATTYRVVSGDYLAKIAAQHKIKGGWEKLYQDNREVVGDNPSLILPGMKLTLGAHASTSSPAASAAKAETETGAKTATTTGTKAAPATTTESAAPATKAADSNSSGWVTPIANATVTTQYHASGSMWSSGYHTGSDFSAATGTVIRAVGPGTVVSAGYDGAYGNEVIIKHADGMYSQYAHQSQLMVSVGQTVTGGQQIGLSGATGNVTGPHLHFEIRTTPSYGSDVDPIAYLRSHGVSI from the coding sequence CGCGGCGTCCTCGCCGCAGGAGCCGGCGGCGCTGTTCTCGCCCTGCCGCTCCTCGGCGCCACGGGTGCCCACGCCGCCGAGCGGACGGCCCCCGCCGCCGCCCAGTCCGCGCCGGCCGCCCAGCAGTCCGCCACGACCTACCGGGTCGTCTCCGGCGACTACCTGGCGAAGATAGCCGCCCAACACAAGATCAAGGGCGGCTGGGAGAAGCTCTACCAGGACAACCGCGAGGTCGTGGGCGACAACCCGAGCCTGATCCTGCCGGGCATGAAGCTGACGCTCGGCGCCCACGCGTCCACCTCCTCCCCGGCCGCCTCCGCCGCGAAGGCCGAGACGGAGACCGGGGCGAAGACGGCGACCACGACCGGGACGAAGGCCGCCCCGGCGACCACGACGGAGTCCGCCGCGCCGGCCACCAAGGCCGCCGACAGCAACAGCTCCGGCTGGGTCACCCCGATCGCCAACGCGACCGTCACCACCCAGTACCACGCCTCCGGCTCCATGTGGTCCAGCGGCTACCACACCGGCTCCGACTTCAGCGCCGCCACCGGCACCGTCATCCGTGCCGTCGGCCCGGGCACCGTCGTCTCCGCCGGTTACGACGGCGCCTACGGCAACGAGGTCATCATCAAGCACGCCGACGGCATGTACTCCCAGTACGCGCACCAGTCGCAGCTGATGGTCTCGGTCGGCCAGACCGTCACCGGCGGCCAGCAGATCGGTCTCTCGGGTGCCACCGGAAACGTCACCGGCCCGCACCTCCACTTCGAGATCCGCACCACCCCGAGCTACGGCTCGGACGTGGACCCGATCGCCTACCTGCGTTCGCACGGCGTCTCCATCTGA